A region from the Fusarium musae strain F31 chromosome 1, whole genome shotgun sequence genome encodes:
- a CDS encoding hypothetical protein (EggNog:ENOG41) has product MVRLVDLAVAASFLLFSGPVVADVDGCVGNFQALRCMRPGPPPNPNDPKAERQFFNTGYSSSCCGHGTAFTDSPDGAFVSIEPEDSVVN; this is encoded by the exons ATGGTTCGTCTGGTGGACCTGGCAGTGGCAGCGTC attcttgctcttctcggGCCCCGTGGTTGCAGATGTGGATGGTTGCGTCGGCAACTTTCAAGCCCTCCGCTGCATGAGACCCGGTCCACCCCCCAATCCGAACGACCCCAAGGCCGAACGTCAATTCTTCAACACAGGATACTCTAGCAGTTGTTGCGGTCACGGAACCGCTTTCACTGACAGCCCCGATGGAGCTTTTGTGAGTATTGAGCCTGAGGATAGTGTTGTAAACTAA
- a CDS encoding hypothetical protein (EggNog:ENOG41), translating into MKHSILISLVASWGLTASASNHATPKCRQVSGDILFNDQFQLYPSFFQWDDQRCVLYLSSIYNASIAVWDPYSSSLERIISIPGITHSLDKRLSGTIIDPTNNVLSAVVEAASFFTSAGNDVSGDNFVVKVDLNTFETKKINLTAVTKGQYGAFLDIDNGLDGDLYVNGAYPSSILHVDCEDKVSPLYVREPTTPPRSFGFGGVVRVGHDLIASDNTNHQLVKFAIHSGHHLPVVIPQTNYHNFSGGSSLSLPDRYGGKVMLMAEDVIDKNTSGVSVFSSKDNWKTARFVGFIESVDRKLYPASGALSQTSAHELGERIYSSVLFYDNKVNPTMGGNRSDFALRDITDSVDSLLKTNGFRI; encoded by the exons ATGAAACATAGTATACTCATCTCCTTGGTCGCCTCCTGGGGTTTAACAGCCTCCGCTTCCAACCATGCAACTCCGAAATGCCGTCAAGTTTCTGGCGATATCTTGTTCAACGACCAATTCCAGCTCTACCCATCGTTCTTTCAGTGGGATGATCAGCGCTGCGTTCTGTATCTCAG CTCAATCTACAACGCCAGTATCGCCGTCTGGGACCCCTACAGCTCTTCACTAGAGCGAATTATTTCTATCCCTGGAATAACCCACAGCCTAGACAAAAGACTCTCCGGGACTATTATAGACCCCACAAACAACGTGTTGTCTGCGGTCGTAGAGGCCGCTTCATTCTTTACAAGCGCGGGAAACGATGTCAGTGGCGATAACTTTGTTGTCAAAGTCGATCTGAACACATTTGAGACAAAGAAGATTAACCTGACGGCTGTCACCAAGGGCCAGTACGGGGCGTTTCTCGATATCGATAATGGCCTTGATGGAGATCTTTATGTTAATGGCGCTTATCCTTCCAGTATCCTTCACGTTGACTGCGAAGACAAGGTCTCCCCTTTATACGTCCGGGAACCAACCACTCCTCCGCGCTCTTTTGGCTTTGGAGGCGTGGTTCGCGTCGGTCACGATCTCATAGCCAGCGATAACACCAACCATCAGCTCGTCAAATTCGCCATTCACAGTGGTCATCACTTACCAGTTGTTATCCCACAGACAAACTATCACAATTTCTCCGGTGGAAGTTCCCTCAGCCTTCCTGACCGATACGGCGGAAAGGTTATGTTGATGGCAGAAGATGTCATTGATAAGAACACATCTGGGGTCTCTGTGTTTAGCTCAAAGGATAACTGGAAAACAGCCAGGTTCGTTGGCTTTATTGAGAGTGTTGACAGGAAGTTGTACCCTGCTTCTGGGGCTCTGAGTCAAACTTCTGCGCATGAGCTTGGCGAGCGGATTTATTCGAGCGTGCTGTTCTACGACAACAAGGTGAACCCGACGATGGGGGGCAATCGGAGTGACTTTGCGTTGCGGGATATCACGGATTCGGTCGACTCTCTGCTGAAGACAAATGGGTTCCGTATATAG
- a CDS encoding hypothetical protein (EggNog:ENOG41), whose protein sequence is MATVLARDQKYLDVSESEIHVDSVPPLGAPVTEKTHLFQRGKGFDADAIATQASVFDDPKTAEQYQPRSDWENLSRFDPLARWTWGEEKQLVRKVDIKIMIWACTMFMALELDRANISQALTDNLLGDLGLTTNDFNLGNTVFKLSFLCAELPSQLVSKWMGPDRWIPTQMCLWSIVAAAQFWLSGRESFLACRALLGILQGGFIPDVILYLSYFYKHHELSIRLGFFWTMMSVADIISALLAAALLEMRGINGHAGWRWLFLIEGLITLIFGLLAYGLMPPGPIQTANWFRGKTGWFTEREEVIMVNRIIREDPTKSTMHNRQPITFKLLFQSLSDYDLWPLYLLGLTFQIPATPEGQYLTLSLKGLGFNTLQSNLLSIPYTVFHIITMLILTYTAEYAKNLTLMGIIGQIWILPCLIWFNVANTQTASRWTVYAVTTVLLSYPNAGGIIASNIYRKDDAPKYHRGNRQLLAILIMNLVLYVLVKVYYILRNKSRDKKWNAMTESERLEYLDTTKDEGNRRLDFRFAH, encoded by the exons ATGGCCACTGTTTTAGCCAGGGACCAGAAGTACCTCGATGTATCCGAGTCTGAGATCCATGTTGACTCGGTGCCACCACTTGGAGCGCCTGTAACTGAGAAGACTCATCTATTCCAACGGGGCAAGGgttttgatgcagatgcaatcGCTACCCAA GCCAGTGTTTTTGATGATCCTAAAACTGCCGAGCAATATCAGCCTCGATCAGACTG GGAAAACCTCAGTCGCTTTGATCCCCTTGCACGATGGACCTGGGGGGAAGAAAAGCAATTGGTTCGCAAAGTCGACATCAAAATTATGATCTGGGCATGTACCATGTTCATGGCCCTGGAGTTGGACAGAGCCAACATTTCCCAAGCCTTGACGGACAACCTCCTAGGCGACTTGGGCTTGACTACCAATG ACTTTAACCTTGGAAACACGGTATTCAAGCTCTCGTTCCTCTGCGCCGAGCTGCCATCGCAGCTTGTCTCTAAATGGATGGGTCCTGATCGTTGGATCCCGACCCAAATGTGCCTCTGGAGTATTGTTGCGGCGGCGCAGTTCTGGCTATCAGGCCGCGAATCATTTCTCGCCTGTCGTGCACTTCTTGGAATTCTACAAGGTGGCTTTATCCCTGAT GTGATTCTGTACCTCTCATACTTTTACAAGCACCACGAGCTTTCGATTCGTCTAGGGTTCTTTTGGACCATGATGAGCGTCGCCGACATCATCTCGGCGCTTCTTGCGGCTGCCTTGTTGGAGATGCGAGGTATCAACGGTCACGCTGGTTGGCGATGGCTGTTCCTCATTGAGGGCCTCATCACTCTGATCTTCGGCCTCCTCGCCTATGGTCTCATGCCCCCGGGCCCAATCCAAACTGCCAATTGGTTCCGTGGAAAGACAGGCTGGTTCActgagagagaagaagtcatcatGGTCAACCGCATCATCCGCGAAGATCCCACCAAGAGCACAATGCACAACCGACAGCCCATTACATTTAAACTCTTGTTCCAGAGTCTTAGTGACTACGACCTTTGGCCATTGTATCTGCTTGGATTGACCTTCCAGATCCCTGCCACTCCGGAGGGGCAGTACTTGACTCTGTCGCTCAAGGGCCTCGGCTTCAACACGCTCCAGTCCAATCTCTTAAGCATTCCATATACTGTATTTCATATCATTACCATGTTGATCCTCACTTATACAGCCGAGTATGCGAAGAACCTGACTCTCATGGGAATAATTGGTCAGATTTGGATCCTGCCTTGTCTTATTTGGTTCAATGTCGCCAATACCCAGACAGCTAGCCGTTGGACTGTCTATGCCGTCACCACTGTGCTACTATCCTATCCGAATG CTGGCGGCATTATCGCTTCTAACATCTACCGCAAGGATGATGCTCCTAAGTACCATCGTGGTAATCGACAGTTGCTTGCTATTCTTATCATGAATCTTGTCCTTTATGTCCTGGTAAAGGTTTACTATATCCTCCGTAATAAGTCACGCGATAAGAAATGGAATGCTATGACTGAGTCGGAGAGGTTGGAATATCTTGACACTACCAAAGATGAAGGCAACAGAAGACTAGATTTTAGATTCGCTCATTAA
- a CDS encoding hypothetical protein (EggNog:ENOG41) produces the protein MSPPAADVDSPSTAPAVQPVPKPVKGAGTSSTSRLDGPLSYSGSLDAEEQFDVTAVIGREFPKLQLSEILKDDNKLRDLAVLVSQRGVLFFRNQDLNIDDQKYLGQKLGELTGKPETSKLHRHALSNSKRGIAVDENGRLDDEVSVISSEQNRKFYNEKWSTLSKNLAGEGWHADITFENIPSDYAILKIIQPPQDVGGDTLWASGYELYDRLSPPFKKLAENLTATHHQPNFVRVKDTFGEDLIDDYRGAPENTGLDFKAEHPVVRTNPVTGWKSLFAVGHQLSAGHINGVTDTESEILKTYFRQLITENHDLQVRFRWGKNDLAIWDNRSVFHTATKYVYCNYVASELNILINDSSDYVGKRQGNRVVSLGEKPFYNPASQSRREALGLIQ, from the exons ATGTCGCCACCTGCTGCTGACGTTGATTCCCCCAGCACTGCTCCAGCAGTCCAGCCTGTACCTAAACCCGTCAAAGGTGCCGGGACCAGCAGCACCTCACGCCTGGATGGTCCCCTGTCCTACAGCGGTAGCCTTGACGCTGAAGAGCAATTTGATGTCACTGCTGTGATCGGCCGAGAGTTCCCTAAGCTGCAGCTTAGCGAGATTTTGAAGGATGACAACAAACTCAGAGACTTGGCTGTGCTTG TTTCCCAACGCGGCGTCCTGTTCTTCCGGAACCAAGACCTCAACATCGACGATCAGAAATATCTTGGACAGAAGCTTGGAGAGCTGACAGGCAAACCAGAGACATCCAAG CTCCATCGACATGCGCTCTCAAACAGTAAGCGTGgtattgctgttgatgagaatggaagacttgatgatgaagtatCCGTCATCTCCTCTGAGCAGAACCGCAAGTTCTACAATGAAAAATGGAGCACCCTTTCTAAGAACCTGGCTGGAGAGGGATGGCATGCTga CATCACCTTTGAGAATATCCCTTCTGACTATGCTATTCTTAAAATCATCCAACCCCCGCAGGACGTCGGTGGTGACACACTTTGGGCGTCTGGGTACGAACTTTACGATCGCCTCTCGCCACCGTTTAAGAAGCTGGCCGAGAACTTGACTGCAACTCACCACCAACCCAACTTCGTGCGAGTCAAGGATACTTTCGGCGAAGATCTCATTGACGACTACCGTGGTGCTCCAGAGAACACTGGGTTGGATTTTAAGGCTGAGCA CCCTGTTGTGCGTACAAACCCTGTAACTGGTTGGAAGAGTCTCTTCGCCGTGGGCCACCAGCTTTCAGCTGGACACATTAACGGTGTAACTGATACCGAAAGCGAGATTCTCAAGACTTACT TTCGCCAACTTATCACCGAGAATCATGACCTTCAAGTACGGTTTCGCTGGGGAAAGAACGATCTCGCCATCTGGGATAA CCGCTCTGTGTTCCACACCGCTACCAAGTACGTATACTGTAACTATGTAGCTTCTGAGCTTAACATACTGATTAATGACTCTAGTGACTACGTTGGAAAGCGTCAAGGAAACAGGGTCGTCTCGTTGGGGGAGAAGCCGTTCTATAACCCTGCTTCCCAGTCACGCAGAGAGGCTCTTGGACTTATACAGTAA
- a CDS encoding hypothetical protein (EggNog:ENOG41) — protein MLQQKPITSSQRHSASLALIKLIADIQNKNRGLIRRQPCLDFIEERLPVFYEAFANSYTRLNTARGRFEPMRHDQDAGDGTEQRREHDLLDILPDNTTKDSDRRPFWEETLPEAMEELKSTHDKPKRLAGTARSIRDLKGWVDIVNVLEKARSNYYDYSGFIRFRKRSAHKMADNINEGKILISLQSNTEYSSAAKRTAKIREEIESSLRQFRERLGDVESIVAVYEQKEDVVAAAKKVLSSMLQAIGDIIDYYGAKKGKRMLLSVWQADSHKADLTGCLEDLNSRSSRLMEKANIGSFRDLRSVNIKASEGQMEIMREQRRLADAQS, from the exons ATGCTCCAACAGAAACCCATTACTTCCTCCCAGCGGCACTCGGCCTCGCTGGCCCTGATCAAGCTCATCGCTGACATCCAGAATAAGAACAGAGGGCTCATAAGACGGCAACCGTGCCTTGATTTCATCGAAGAACGCCTTCCTGTGTTTTATGAGGCCTTTGCCAACTCTTATACAAGGCTCAACACAGCTCGGGGGCGCTTCGAGCCAATGAGACACGATCAAGATGCTGGCGACGGCACTGAGCAGCGCAGAGAGCATGACCTCCTAGATATCCTCCCTGATAACACCACTAAGGATTCCGATCGACGACCATTCTGGGAAGAGACGCTTCCTGAAGCGATGGAAGAGCTCAAATCCACTCACGATAAGCCAAAGAGACTTGCTGGGACAGCACGCAGTATCCGAGACTTGAAAGGATGGGTTGACATCGTAAACGTCCTTGAAAAGGCCAGATCGAACTACTACGACTACTCAGGGTTTATCAGGTTCAGGAAACGGTCAGCGCACAAAATGGCAGACAACATTAACGAAGGCAAGATTCTAATCTCTCTTCAATCAAATACGGAATACTCTTCA GCAGCTAAAAGGACGGCCAAAATTCGAGAAGAGATCGAGTCAAGTCTTCGTCAGTTCCGGGAGAGGTTGGGGGATGTTGAGAGTATCGTTGCAGTCTATGAACAGAAAGAGGATGTCGTCGCTGCAGCCAAGAAAGTCCTTAGCTCAATGCTTCAGGCGATTGGGGATATTATCGATTACTACGGTGCGAAGAAAG GGAAGAGAATGCTTCTGTCCGTGTGGCAAGCTGATAGCCACAAGGCTGATCTGACGGGCTGCCTAGAGGACCTCAATTCAAGGAGTTCAAGACTGATGGAGAAGGCCAATATCGGAAGTTTCCGTGATCTTCGATCAGTTAATATCAAAGCATCAGAGG GTCAAATGGAGATCATGAGGGAACAGAGACGACTCGCAGACGCCCAGTCCTAG
- a CDS encoding hypothetical protein (CAZy:AA7~EggNog:ENOG41), whose amino-acid sequence MATQRPGLPQLTKEEIERQKRLLDLCMQQVGFFRGKKIPVYTPGELEYEKSVANANLLYRFERPGCVIQPEHESHIRITVDRAKKEGLPIRIKNGGHSYGGFSAINNGISIDLVNMKRVDFDKDNMTITMDAGALWAHAYHELINDHHNQLVINGGRCPSVGVSGFTLGGGLAPFTRSFGLGSDTLLEVRIVTAEHGVIRVSPNDKKEEKRDLFWALCGAGGNNFGVVTQLKMKVQELRHPFVVSGVYTWAPAHCAESQKAFTEAMIKFYTAEWSNEMTIDTSWLMDLKDTREDPSVRFLVYYNGLETEFDKEVDEKLGDCGKLDKKDKVEDKNKSLAEQLKDRTLPESSTLFLHETLVAQWSEETQKALPSNAMFRIYTSFSFTKATVKENIAKIIDTLQKGLIAFKNDFKGEEGSIRVSWIHSGGKANASKPGDSAYRWRGCEYHTYIMIEWKDKWLETKMRKTLTDLNKALRGYSMDGLGVYVNFPDPTLDKDTYEKAYYGENKDKLQRIKAYWDKNNVFQWPHGVQVGPHIDSKTTEMEFAAPPLPPSSSPAVEGFVNPGEAAGVNACISWDTFNPTSGSPIVSLGN is encoded by the coding sequence ATGGCCACCCAAAGACCTGGGTTACCTCAGCTCACCAAAGAGGAAATAGAGCGACAAAAACGTCTCCTCGACCTTTGTATGCAACAAGTGGGATTCTTCAGGGGAAAGAAAATCCCAGTCTACACTCCTGGAGAGCTCGAGTACGAGAAATCTGTGGCAAATGCGAACCTCCTCTACCGTTTTGAAAGACCAGGCTGTGTCATCCAACCCGAGCATGAGTCCCATATTCGCATCACCGTTGACcgagccaagaaggaaggCTTACCTATCCGAATCAAGAATGGTGGCCACTCGTACGGCGGATTCTCTGCTATCAACAATGGCATCTCGATTGATCTCGTCAATATGAAACGCGTCGACTTCGACAAGGATAACATGACAATCACTATGGATGCAGGCGCACTTTGGGCTCATGCCTATCACGAACTGATCAACGACCATCACAATCAACTGGTTATCAACGGAGGTCGTTGTCCTAGTGTAGGGGTCAGTGGTTTCACTTTGGGTGGAGGTCTCGCGCCCTTTACTCGAAGCTTCGGCCTGGGAAGTGACACGCTTCTCGAGGTTCGTATTGTCACTGCAGAACATGGAGTCATCCGAGTCAGCCCTAATGACaaaaaggaggaaaagagggACCTCTTCTGGGCCCTTTGTGGTGCTGGTGGCAATAACTTTGGGGTAGTTACGcagctcaagatgaaggttCAGGAGCTGCGCCACCCTTTTGTGGTTTCTGGGGTTTATACCTGGGCACCTGCTCATTGCGCTGAGTCCCAAAAGGCTTTCACCGAAGCGATGATAAAGTTCTATACTGCTGAGTGGTCCAACGAGATGACGATTGACACCAGTTGGTTGATGGACCTCAAGGATACCCGTGAAGATCCGTCTGTTCGATTTCTGGTCTACTATAATGGACTGGAGACAGAATTCGATAAAGAGGTCGATGAGAAGCTCGGAGATTGCGGCAAGCTTGACAAAAAAGACAAGGTTGAAGACAAAAATAAGTCACTGGCAGAACAGCTCAAGGACCGAACTTTGCCAGAGAGTTCAACTCTGTTCCTCCACGAGACTCTTGTAGCTCAGTGGTCAGAGGAAACTCAGAAAGCATTGCCTTCGAACGCGATGTTCAGGATCTAcacctctttctctttcacAAAGGCCACTGTCAAAGAGAATATTGCCAAGATAATTGATACTCTTCAAAAAGGGTTGATAGCTTTCAAGAATGACTTCAAAGGGGAAGAAGGCTCAATCAGAGTCTCCTGGATTCATTCCGGCGGCAAAGCCAATGCAAGTAAGCCCGGTGACTCCGCATATCGTTGGCGTGGATGTGAATATCACACATACATCATGATCGAGTGGAAGGATAAGTGGCTagagacgaagatgaggaagacccTTACAGATCTCAACAAGGCGCTGAGAGGGTATTCTATGGATGGGCTTGGTGTCTATGTTAACTTTCCAGATCCTACACTCGACAAAGACACGTATGAGAAAGCATATTATGGTGAAAACAAAGACAAGCTGCAGAGAATCAAGGCTTACTGGGATAAGAACAACGTCTTCCAGTGGCCTCATGGAGTCCAGGTTGGACCCCACATTGACTCTAAGACCACTGAAATGGAGTTTGCAGCTCCCCCTCTACCCCCGAGCAGCAGCCCTGCTGTCGAGGGGTTTGTCAACCCCGGAGAAGCTGCGGGCGTGAACGCATGCATATCTTGGGATACCTTTAACCCGACTAGTGGCAGCCCTATAGTTAGCCTAGGTAACTGA